From a single Agrobacterium tumefaciens genomic region:
- the cobU gene encoding bifunctional adenosylcobinamide kinase/adenosylcobinamide-phosphate guanylyltransferase: MTDKNRSVFILGGARSGKSRFAEDLAVNAGGSLHYLATGRPWDEEMRDRIGHHQARRGGEWTTHEAPVDIVSVLARLDRPENVVLIDCLTLWLTNLMMDNADIEAAFDVLAAAIASAKAKLILVSNEVGLGIVPENRMAREFRDHAGRLHQRIAAIADDVFFVAAGLPLKMKG, translated from the coding sequence ATGACAGATAAAAACCGCTCCGTTTTCATTCTTGGCGGGGCGCGCTCCGGCAAGTCGCGTTTTGCGGAAGATCTTGCGGTAAATGCCGGCGGAAGTCTGCATTATCTGGCCACCGGCAGGCCTTGGGATGAGGAGATGCGTGACCGCATCGGCCATCATCAGGCGCGGCGCGGCGGTGAGTGGACGACCCATGAAGCGCCGGTCGACATAGTCTCGGTGCTCGCGCGCCTCGACCGGCCGGAGAATGTCGTCCTCATCGACTGCCTGACATTATGGCTCACCAATCTTATGATGGACAATGCCGATATCGAGGCCGCCTTTGACGTTTTGGCGGCGGCAATCGCATCGGCCAAAGCGAAGCTGATTCTCGTGTCCAACGAGGTCGGTCTTGGCATCGTGCCGGAAAACCGCATGGCGCGTGAATTCCGCGATCATGCCGGCCGGCTGCACCAGCGTATCGCGGCCATTGCCGACGACGTCTTTTTCGTCGCCGCCGGGCTGCCCCTGAAGATGAAGGGCTGA
- a CDS encoding DUF599 domain-containing protein: MTIMDYISIVVFILLWATYTHVTTGRTLFSRTSLNQAMAGRRRDWIMNSLKRDLKMIDTQIMAGLQNGTAFFASTSIFAIGGCFALLGATEQVESVFRDMPFVHYSGRTAFELKVIGLTCLFGYSFFKFGWSYRLFNYCTILFGAIPMVHDAGADREAAERAAENVIKMNIIAAKNFNDGLRTIFLSIGYLGWFISPYVFIASTVIIIVALLRRQFFSEARRAIMEDNRP; the protein is encoded by the coding sequence ATGACCATCATGGACTACATATCGATCGTCGTTTTCATCCTGTTGTGGGCTACCTATACACATGTCACAACGGGAAGAACGCTGTTTTCGCGAACCAGCCTCAATCAGGCCATGGCCGGGCGCCGTAGGGACTGGATCATGAATTCGCTCAAACGCGACCTGAAGATGATCGATACGCAGATCATGGCCGGTCTGCAGAACGGCACGGCCTTCTTCGCCTCCACCTCCATCTTCGCCATCGGCGGCTGTTTCGCTCTGCTGGGCGCCACCGAACAGGTCGAATCGGTGTTTCGCGACATGCCTTTCGTGCATTATTCCGGGCGCACGGCCTTCGAACTGAAGGTCATCGGGCTGACCTGTCTGTTCGGTTATTCCTTCTTCAAATTCGGCTGGTCCTACCGCCTGTTCAACTATTGCACGATCCTGTTCGGCGCCATTCCCATGGTCCATGATGCCGGTGCGGACCGCGAGGCGGCCGAGCGTGCCGCCGAAAATGTCATAAAGATGAACATCATCGCTGCTAAGAACTTCAATGACGGCCTGCGGACGATCTTTCTGTCCATCGGTTATCTCGGCTGGTTCATCAGCCCCTATGTCTTCATTGCCAGCACCGTCATCATCATCGTGGCGCTCTTGCGCCGACAGTTCTTTTCCGAGGCGCGTCGCGCCATCATGGAAGACAACCGGCCTTGA
- a CDS encoding heparan-alpha-glucosaminide N-acetyltransferase, whose protein sequence is MDTNAAVTETSRRGRIGGLDTLRGLALLAMASYHFTWNLEYFGYLEPGTATTGLWKLYARAIATSFLFLAGFSLFLAHGKGLNWPSFGKRFAMVAGSALLITAATYFAFPDSFIFFGILHNIAAASLVGLLFLRAPALVTLLFAVIALALPQYLQSDLFNAKWLAWIGFSTMPPRSNDYVPLLPWLAPFLAGLGVSQFVTPRGWLDRFRNPSSPRNLVASAGRHSLAFYLIHQPVLIGLVYVMSVVAPPPPVDQVELYKSSCEKSCVEQANGVELCQRFCGCTLEKLQAESLFDIMMEGKLSADQQTKVSELAQQCTVEAQ, encoded by the coding sequence ATGGACACAAACGCAGCCGTCACCGAAACCAGTCGCAGGGGCCGCATAGGCGGTCTTGATACCCTGCGCGGGCTGGCGCTTCTCGCCATGGCATCCTACCACTTCACGTGGAACCTGGAATATTTCGGCTATCTCGAACCCGGCACGGCAACCACGGGCCTGTGGAAACTTTATGCCCGCGCCATCGCCACCTCGTTCCTGTTTCTGGCCGGTTTCAGCCTGTTTCTCGCCCATGGCAAAGGCCTGAACTGGCCGTCCTTCGGCAAGCGTTTCGCCATGGTGGCAGGCTCGGCGCTGCTGATTACCGCCGCCACCTATTTCGCCTTTCCCGACAGCTTCATCTTCTTCGGCATCCTGCACAATATCGCCGCTGCTAGTCTCGTCGGGCTGCTGTTCCTGCGCGCGCCGGCACTCGTGACGCTGCTTTTTGCGGTGATCGCCTTGGCGTTGCCGCAATATCTGCAATCCGACCTCTTCAACGCGAAATGGCTGGCCTGGATCGGCTTTTCCACCATGCCCCCCCGCTCCAACGACTATGTGCCGTTGCTGCCCTGGCTCGCGCCATTCCTTGCCGGACTTGGCGTTTCGCAATTCGTCACCCCTCGCGGCTGGCTGGATCGTTTTCGCAACCCTAGCTCACCACGCAATCTGGTCGCCAGCGCCGGCCGGCACAGCCTGGCCTTTTACCTCATTCACCAACCGGTGCTGATCGGCCTCGTTTATGTCATGTCGGTTGTGGCTCCGCCTCCTCCCGTTGATCAGGTGGAGCTTTACAAATCCAGCTGCGAAAAAAGCTGCGTCGAACAGGCGAATGGGGTGGAACTGTGCCAACGTTTCTGCGGCTGCACGCTGGAGAAACTGCAGGCGGAAAGCCTGTTTGACATCATGATGGAAGGCAAGCTCAGCGCCGATCAGCAGACGAAGGTCAGCGAATTGGCGCAGCAGTGTACGGTTGAGGCGCAGTAG
- a CDS encoding MerR family transcriptional regulator, translating into MDKYYSITELTREFGVSTRTLRFYEDEGLIHPERRGRTRLFRAADRRLIQEILRGRRIGFTIAEIREIIHVYKEPPGESGQLVLLMKKVDEKRADLRQKRKDIEETLAELDNVEEACLTRLAEIGVGT; encoded by the coding sequence TTGGACAAGTATTATAGCATAACCGAACTGACACGCGAATTCGGTGTTTCCACCCGCACCTTGCGTTTTTACGAGGATGAGGGCCTCATTCACCCTGAGCGTCGCGGCCGTACGAGGCTTTTCAGGGCCGCCGACCGCCGTCTCATTCAGGAAATCCTGCGCGGCCGCCGTATTGGATTTACGATCGCCGAAATTCGCGAGATCATTCACGTCTACAAGGAGCCGCCGGGCGAATCGGGTCAGCTCGTGCTGCTGATGAAGAAGGTAGACGAAAAGCGCGCCGACCTGCGGCAAAAACGCAAGGACATCGAGGAGACACTGGCGGAACTGGACAATGTCGAAGAGGCCTGTCTTACGCGGCTTGCCGAAATCGGCGTCGGGACTTGA
- the mgtE gene encoding magnesium transporter yields the protein MTDRDDDLAAPEELRPTEAPSDIYAEDGSVRSDFLAMVGAAIADRDLLFLRKNVARLHESELGDVLESILPEQRHALVRLLGSDFDMTALTEVDEGIRLDIVDQMSNEQIAAGIGELDSDDAVYILEDLDDEDREDILSQLPFTERVRLMRALDYPESSAGRRMQTEFVAVPPFWTVGQTIDYLREEEELPDSFTQIFVIDPTFKLVGALDLDKVLRAKRQVKIETIMHETNHSIPAEMDQEEAAQVFEQYDLLSAAVVDNNGRLVGVLTIDDVVDVIQEEAEEDLLRLGGVGDEELSDSIASTSRSRVPWLAVNLLTAFLSASVISLFDATIQQIIALAVLMPAVAGMGGNAGSQTMTVSVRALATKSLDIHNAARIIRREAGVGILNGLLFGCAIGIVAGIWFQDIHIGGIIATAMCLNMLAAALAGILIPLVLDKFGADPAVSSAVFVTAVTDIVGFFAFLGIATWWYGISG from the coding sequence ATGACAGACCGTGACGACGATCTTGCCGCTCCCGAAGAGTTGAGGCCGACAGAAGCACCCTCCGACATCTATGCCGAGGACGGGTCCGTCCGTTCGGATTTTCTGGCTATGGTGGGCGCGGCGATCGCCGATCGCGACCTCTTGTTCCTGCGCAAGAATGTGGCGCGGCTGCATGAGTCCGAACTCGGCGACGTGCTGGAATCCATTCTGCCCGAACAGCGCCACGCGCTCGTGCGGCTTCTCGGTTCCGATTTCGACATGACGGCGCTGACCGAGGTGGATGAAGGCATCCGCCTCGATATCGTTGACCAGATGTCGAACGAGCAGATCGCCGCTGGTATCGGCGAGCTGGATTCGGACGACGCCGTTTATATTCTAGAAGATCTCGACGACGAGGATCGCGAGGATATTCTCTCGCAGCTGCCGTTCACAGAACGCGTGCGGCTGATGCGGGCGCTGGATTATCCGGAAAGCTCGGCCGGTCGCCGCATGCAGACGGAGTTCGTCGCCGTGCCGCCGTTCTGGACCGTGGGCCAGACCATCGATTATCTGCGCGAGGAGGAGGAGCTGCCTGACTCCTTCACGCAGATATTCGTCATCGATCCCACTTTCAAACTGGTCGGTGCGCTCGATCTCGACAAGGTGCTGCGGGCCAAGCGTCAGGTGAAGATCGAAACGATCATGCACGAGACCAACCACTCCATTCCGGCGGAAATGGATCAGGAAGAGGCAGCGCAGGTATTCGAGCAATACGACCTTCTCTCCGCCGCCGTGGTTGACAATAACGGCCGACTGGTCGGCGTTCTCACCATCGATGACGTGGTCGACGTCATCCAGGAAGAAGCCGAAGAGGATTTGCTGCGCCTTGGCGGTGTGGGTGACGAAGAACTGTCGGACAGTATCGCCAGCACTTCGCGCTCACGCGTGCCCTGGCTTGCCGTCAATCTTCTCACCGCTTTTTTGTCTGCCTCCGTTATCAGCCTGTTCGATGCGACCATCCAGCAAATCATTGCGCTGGCGGTTCTGATGCCGGCGGTTGCCGGCATGGGCGGCAATGCCGGATCGCAGACCATGACCGTGTCCGTGCGCGCGCTGGCGACCAAAAGCCTCGATATTCACAATGCTGCCCGCATCATCCGGCGCGAGGCAGGCGTTGGCATTCTGAACGGCCTGCTGTTCGGCTGCGCCATTGGCATCGTTGCCGGAATCTGGTTTCAGGATATCCATATTGGTGGCATCATCGCCACGGCCATGTGTCTCAACATGCTGGCGGCGGCGCTGGCCGGCATTCTCATTCCGCTGGTTCTGGACAAGTTCGGGGCCGATCCTGCTGTCTCTTCGGCGGTGTTCGTGACTGCGGTGACCGATATTGTCGGCTTTTTCGCCTTTCTGGGCATTGCCACCTGGTGGTATGGTATTTCCGGGTAG
- a CDS encoding FdhF/YdeP family oxidoreductase, with translation MSKTDFIGKASSAAGGWGALKSVGKRLMESGAPLSGARALLKANQPDGFDCPGCAWGDPEHGSSFEFCENGVKAVAWEATEARVPPDFFANRTVSELRGWSDYELEKQGRLTHPMRYDRATDKYLPVSWDDAFAEIGRILNSLDNPNRAEFYTSGRASNEAAFIYQLMVRLFGTNNFPDCSNMCHEASGVGLKASIGVGKGTVLLEDFEQADAIFVIGQNPGTNHPRMLGDLRRAALRGARIAVLNPIREKGLERFADPQDKIEMITGSNTRIATNYYQPRQGGDMAAVRGMSKAVFAADDAARTAGEPAIIDYDFIAEHTVELEAYRAAVDATSWETILDQSGLTRAEIEEAARIYMNAGSVIATWAMGVTQHRHSVIIVREITNFMLLRGNIGRPGAGLCPVRGHSNVQGDRTVGIDEKAPPALLDALEKELGVPMPRKPGHNTVEAVAAMLDGEAQTFIALGGNFMRATPDSPLIVKAFEKQKLTVNIATKLNHSHLVPGETSFVLPCLGRTEIDLNSSGRPQIVTVEDSMSMVHGSGGINPPASDELRSEVAIVAGIAQATLGNVHVDWKALADDYDLIRDMIERVIPGFDNFNERVRVPRGFHLRNTASEREWNTPTNKATFYSGPLPEQTEHQQALTRDDLFVLQTFRSHDQYNTTIYGMDDRYRGVYGERHVIFMNPKDMETLGAHSRQRVDVIGEYGDGVERIAENFRLVPYNIPQGSIGGYYPELNVLVPLSSYGDGSFTPTSKSVLVSIRLRPDAS, from the coding sequence ATGAGCAAGACGGATTTCATCGGCAAGGCATCTTCGGCCGCAGGCGGCTGGGGCGCGCTGAAAAGCGTGGGCAAACGGCTTATGGAGTCCGGTGCGCCGCTTTCCGGCGCCCGTGCGCTGTTGAAGGCGAACCAGCCTGATGGTTTCGATTGCCCGGGTTGCGCATGGGGCGATCCCGAACACGGGTCTTCCTTCGAATTCTGCGAAAACGGCGTCAAGGCGGTTGCATGGGAAGCAACGGAAGCGCGCGTGCCGCCGGATTTTTTCGCTAACCGCACAGTCTCCGAGCTGCGCGGCTGGTCTGACTACGAGCTGGAAAAACAGGGCCGCCTCACCCATCCCATGCGTTATGACCGGGCAACCGACAAATATCTGCCTGTCTCGTGGGACGACGCCTTTGCCGAAATCGGCCGGATTCTCAACAGCCTAGACAATCCGAACAGGGCGGAATTCTATACATCCGGCCGTGCATCCAACGAGGCTGCTTTCATCTATCAATTGATGGTGCGGCTTTTCGGCACCAACAATTTCCCCGACTGTTCCAACATGTGCCACGAGGCAAGCGGCGTCGGCCTGAAAGCCTCGATCGGTGTCGGCAAGGGCACGGTGCTGCTTGAGGATTTCGAGCAGGCGGATGCGATTTTCGTCATCGGCCAGAACCCCGGCACCAACCACCCCCGCATGCTGGGTGATCTGCGCCGGGCAGCCCTTCGCGGTGCGAGGATTGCTGTCCTCAATCCCATTCGCGAAAAAGGTCTGGAGCGTTTTGCCGATCCGCAGGACAAGATCGAGATGATCACCGGCAGCAACACCAGGATCGCCACCAACTATTATCAGCCGCGTCAGGGCGGCGACATGGCGGCGGTCCGCGGCATGAGCAAGGCGGTCTTCGCCGCCGACGATGCCGCAAGGACTGCGGGTGAACCCGCCATCATCGATTACGATTTCATCGCCGAACATACGGTGGAGTTAGAGGCCTACCGTGCTGCCGTGGACGCGACAAGCTGGGAAACCATTCTCGATCAGTCAGGCCTCACCCGCGCCGAAATCGAGGAAGCTGCGCGCATCTACATGAATGCCGGTTCCGTCATCGCCACATGGGCCATGGGTGTCACCCAGCATCGGCACTCCGTCATCATCGTGCGGGAAATCACCAACTTCATGCTGCTGCGCGGCAATATCGGCCGTCCCGGCGCTGGCCTCTGCCCGGTGCGCGGCCATTCCAACGTGCAGGGAGACCGTACCGTCGGCATTGACGAAAAAGCCCCGCCCGCACTTCTCGATGCGCTGGAGAAAGAACTCGGCGTTCCCATGCCGCGCAAGCCCGGCCACAACACCGTCGAGGCCGTTGCTGCCATGCTGGATGGCGAGGCTCAGACCTTTATCGCGCTCGGCGGCAATTTCATGCGGGCGACACCCGACAGCCCGCTGATCGTCAAGGCTTTCGAAAAGCAGAAGTTGACGGTCAATATCGCCACCAAGCTCAACCATTCACATCTGGTGCCGGGCGAAACCTCCTTCGTGCTGCCTTGTCTCGGCCGAACGGAAATCGATCTGAATTCGTCGGGCCGTCCGCAGATCGTCACCGTCGAAGATTCCATGAGCATGGTACACGGCTCCGGCGGCATCAATCCGCCCGCTTCGGACGAACTGCGTTCCGAAGTCGCCATCGTCGCCGGCATTGCCCAGGCAACCCTCGGCAATGTCCATGTGGACTGGAAGGCGCTCGCCGATGATTACGACCTCATCCGCGACATGATCGAGCGGGTCATTCCCGGTTTCGACAATTTCAACGAACGCGTCCGTGTGCCGCGCGGTTTTCATCTGCGCAACACGGCGTCTGAACGGGAATGGAACACGCCGACGAACAAGGCGACCTTCTATAGCGGCCCGCTGCCCGAACAGACCGAACATCAGCAGGCGCTGACGCGCGATGACCTCTTCGTGCTGCAGACATTCCGTAGCCACGATCAGTACAACACCACCATCTACGGCATGGATGATCGCTATCGCGGCGTTTATGGCGAACGCCACGTTATCTTCATGAACCCGAAGGACATGGAAACGCTCGGTGCCCACTCCCGCCAGCGTGTGGACGTCATCGGCGAATATGGCGACGGCGTGGAGCGCATTGCTGAAAATTTCCGGCTGGTGCCCTATAATATCCCGCAGGGCAGCATTGGCGGTTATTATCCGGAACTCAACGTGCTGGTGCCGCTGTCAAGTTATGGTGATGGCAGTTTCACACCAACATCGAAATCGGTGCTGGTCTCCATCCGCCTGCGACCGGACGCCTCCTGA
- a CDS encoding peptide deformylase, whose product MAIRPILPYPHPGLSEICTPVTAFDDHLQDLVTDLIDTMRAAPGVGITAAHIGTKQRVFVLELTPGTVLTYINPEIIAQSTQTMRHGEGSVSMPGFTDEVERPDEVEVKFQDISGAEHRQTAEGFHAICIQHEIDQLDGVFWLKRLSKLKRDRLVKKWEKSRKP is encoded by the coding sequence TTGGCAATCAGGCCGATCCTGCCCTATCCCCATCCCGGCCTGTCCGAAATCTGCACGCCGGTCACCGCTTTTGATGATCATCTGCAGGATCTGGTGACAGATCTGATCGACACCATGCGCGCCGCGCCCGGTGTCGGCATCACCGCCGCCCATATCGGCACAAAACAACGCGTTTTCGTGCTGGAGCTGACGCCGGGTACCGTCCTGACCTACATCAATCCTGAAATCATCGCCCAGTCCACCCAGACCATGCGCCATGGAGAGGGCAGCGTTTCCATGCCCGGTTTCACGGATGAGGTGGAGCGGCCGGATGAGGTCGAGGTGAAGTTTCAGGATATATCAGGCGCGGAGCATCGGCAGACAGCCGAGGGATTTCACGCCATCTGCATCCAGCACGAAATCGACCAGCTGGATGGCGTTTTCTGGCTTAAACGCCTTTCGAAGCTGAAGCGCGACCGACTGGTGAAAAAATGGGAAAAGTCCCGCAAGCCCTGA
- a CDS encoding OsmC family protein, with amino-acid sequence MNQFRVKKRPTGAVVTLARLGHPDVVTATGGALKVVTGASEPGFNPLDLLYSSLAACLALSARIAASSMGLLDRFERVTVHVSGQKADEEPSRIIRFDIRIAIEGDFDGQTRAAIAHAAEDICTVSNTLKGDAEFVMSIAD; translated from the coding sequence GTGAATCAGTTCAGGGTCAAGAAGCGGCCGACGGGGGCAGTGGTTACGCTTGCCCGTCTTGGGCATCCGGATGTCGTTACGGCGACCGGCGGTGCACTTAAGGTGGTTACGGGGGCTTCAGAACCCGGTTTCAACCCGCTTGATCTTCTCTATTCGTCGCTCGCCGCCTGCCTGGCGCTCAGCGCCCGCATAGCAGCCAGCAGCATGGGGCTGCTTGACCGTTTCGAAAGGGTCACGGTGCATGTCTCCGGGCAAAAGGCGGACGAGGAGCCTTCGCGTATAATCCGTTTCGATATCCGCATCGCGATAGAGGGGGATTTTGATGGGCAGACACGCGCCGCAATCGCCCATGCTGCCGAGGATATCTGCACCGTCAGTAACACACTGAAGGGTGACGCTGAATTCGTGATGTCGATTGCCGACTAA
- a CDS encoding Thivi_2564 family membrane protein translates to MVTSTLVSILITFLVIVLVLWLIARLPVGGGAKQIAQIIVIIIGIISLLKYLAVF, encoded by the coding sequence ATGGTTACATCTACGCTCGTCAGCATTCTGATCACCTTCCTGGTGATCGTGCTCGTCTTGTGGCTCATCGCACGACTGCCCGTCGGCGGCGGCGCGAAACAGATCGCGCAGATCATCGTCATCATCATCGGCATTATTTCGTTGCTGAAATATCTCGCGGTCTTCTGA
- a CDS encoding PAS domain-containing protein, with amino-acid sequence MLAFVRKKCPGVFVLGDKTDSDNALGYYMWSISDNRLIMDAVTAECHGFSEPAASRGVTIEEVLEKIDVEMRDRVAQAIFDSITTGVFFDQRYKVNLPDGSVRWIVAKGRAIFDADNTPFLGIGSVRDITLKKPYQFEPRQ; translated from the coding sequence GTGTTAGCTTTTGTCAGAAAAAAATGTCCGGGGGTTTTCGTGCTGGGAGACAAGACGGATTCGGACAATGCGCTCGGTTATTATATGTGGAGCATTTCCGATAACAGGCTGATCATGGATGCGGTGACTGCGGAATGCCACGGGTTCTCCGAACCGGCGGCGTCGCGCGGGGTGACGATCGAGGAAGTCCTTGAAAAAATTGATGTGGAAATGCGCGATCGCGTGGCTCAGGCCATTTTCGACAGCATAACCACCGGTGTGTTCTTCGATCAGCGCTACAAGGTCAATTTGCCGGATGGTTCAGTGCGCTGGATCGTGGCGAAGGGCAGGGCGATTTTTGATGCGGACAATACACCGTTTCTGGGTATTGGCAGCGTTCGGGATATTACGCTCAAGAAACCCTACCAGTTCGAGCCTCGCCAGTAG
- the lipB gene encoding lipoyl(octanoyl) transferase LipB, with the protein MLTRTDIETNMLPVAGSPPVRWRISDGLVPYGQAVEEMEREVAAIASGEADELVWLLEHPPLYTAGTSADAADLIEPDRFPVFATGRGGEYTYHGPGQRVVYVMLDLKRRRQDVRAYVAALEDVIIRTLDKMNVRGERREDRVGVWVRRPEKPLLPGGGMAEDKIAALGIRLRKWVSFHGLSINVDPDLGHFSGIVPCGISAYGVTSLVDLGLPVMIGDVDVLLREAFEEVFGPAVPEAGSGG; encoded by the coding sequence ATGCTCACACGCACGGATATCGAGACAAATATGCTACCCGTCGCCGGTTCGCCGCCCGTTCGCTGGCGAATCTCCGACGGTCTCGTCCCTTACGGACAGGCGGTCGAGGAAATGGAGCGCGAAGTTGCGGCCATCGCCAGCGGCGAGGCCGACGAACTTGTCTGGCTTCTGGAGCATCCGCCGCTTTATACCGCCGGCACCAGCGCCGACGCCGCCGATCTCATCGAGCCGGATCGCTTCCCCGTCTTCGCCACGGGCCGCGGCGGTGAATATACCTATCATGGCCCGGGGCAGCGGGTCGTTTACGTCATGCTCGACCTGAAACGACGCCGTCAGGATGTCCGCGCCTATGTGGCGGCGCTGGAGGATGTGATCATCCGCACGCTCGACAAGATGAATGTCCGCGGCGAGCGGCGCGAGGATCGGGTCGGCGTCTGGGTCAGGCGGCCGGAAAAACCTCTTCTGCCCGGTGGCGGCATGGCCGAGGACAAGATCGCCGCACTCGGCATCCGTCTGCGCAAATGGGTGAGCTTTCACGGGCTGTCGATCAATGTTGACCCCGACCTCGGGCATTTCTCCGGCATCGTTCCCTGCGGCATCAGCGCCTATGGCGTCACCAGCCTTGTCGATCTCGGATTGCCGGTTATGATCGGCGATGTCGACGTTCTGCTGCGCGAGGCCTTCGAGGAGGTTTTCGGCCCGGCAGTGCCCGAGGCCGGATCCGGCGGCTGA
- a CDS encoding NAD(P)-dependent alcohol dehydrogenase — protein sequence MFTTSAYACDDGSSPMKLATIKRRDPGPRDVEIEIEFCGVCHSDIHTARSEWPGSLYPCVPGHEIIGRVARLGSDVTKFKAGDRVGVGCIVDSCRECASCAEGLEQYCENGMTGTYNSPDKAMGGGAHTLGGYSAHVVVDDRYVLNIPEGLDPAAAAPLLCAGITTYSPLRHWNAGPGKRVGVVGLGGLGHMAVKIANAMGATVVMITTSPGKAADAKKLGAHEVIVSRDAEQMKKAASSLDLIIDAVAADHDIDSYLALLKRDGALVQVGAPEKPLSVHAFSLIPGRKTFAGSMIGGIPETQEMLDFCAEKGIAAEIEMIDIGQINDAYERMIKSDVRYRFVIDMKSLPRQKAA from the coding sequence ATGTTCACAACGTCCGCCTATGCCTGCGATGACGGTTCTTCGCCGATGAAGCTCGCGACGATCAAGCGCCGCGATCCGGGTCCCCGCGATGTCGAAATCGAGATTGAATTCTGTGGCGTCTGTCACTCGGATATCCACACGGCCCGCAGCGAATGGCCGGGTTCCCTTTATCCCTGCGTTCCCGGCCATGAAATCATCGGCCGCGTCGCCCGGCTGGGTTCGGACGTCACAAAGTTCAAGGCTGGCGACCGTGTCGGTGTCGGCTGTATCGTCGATAGCTGCCGTGAATGCGCGAGCTGCGCCGAAGGGTTGGAGCAATATTGCGAAAACGGCATGACCGGCACCTATAATTCGCCCGACAAGGCCATGGGCGGCGGCGCGCATACGCTCGGCGGTTATTCCGCCCATGTGGTGGTGGATGACCGCTATGTGCTCAATATTCCAGAAGGACTCGATCCGGCAGCCGCAGCGCCCCTGCTCTGCGCAGGCATAACCACCTATTCCCCACTGCGCCATTGGAATGCCGGCCCCGGCAAGCGTGTCGGCGTCGTGGGTCTCGGCGGTCTTGGTCATATGGCCGTCAAGATCGCCAATGCCATGGGCGCGACGGTGGTGATGATCACCACCTCGCCCGGCAAGGCGGCAGACGCAAAGAAACTCGGCGCGCATGAGGTTATCGTTTCGCGCGACGCCGAACAGATGAAGAAGGCCGCTTCCAGCCTCGACCTCATCATCGACGCGGTTGCCGCCGATCACGACATCGATTCGTATCTCGCGCTGTTGAAACGCGATGGCGCCCTGGTGCAGGTCGGCGCGCCGGAAAAGCCGCTCTCCGTCCACGCCTTCAGCCTCATCCCCGGCCGCAAGACCTTTGCCGGTTCGATGATCGGCGGCATTCCCGAAACCCAGGAAATGCTGGATTTCTGCGCCGAAAAAGGCATCGCCGCCGAAATTGAAATGATCGATATCGGTCAGATCAATGACGCTTATGAACGCATGATAAAAAGCGATGTGCGTTATCGTTTTGTCATTGATATGAAGAGCCTGCCCCGCCAGAAAGCCGCCTGA